The Cynocephalus volans isolate mCynVol1 chromosome 2, mCynVol1.pri, whole genome shotgun sequence genome window below encodes:
- the TRIP13 gene encoding pachytene checkpoint protein 2 homolog, producing MDEAVGDLKQALPCVAESPTVHVEVHQRGGSTAKKEDIRLSVRKLLNRHNIVFGDYTWTEFDEPFLTRNVQSVSIVDTELRVKDRQPIDLSACTLALHIFQLNEEGPSSENLEEEAENIIAANHWVLPAAEFHGLWDSLVYDVEVKSHLLDYVMTTLLFSDKNVNSNLITWNRVVLLHGPPGTGKTSLCKALAQKLAIRLSSRYRYGQLIEINSHSLFSKWFSESGKLVTKMFQKIQDLINDKDALVFVLIDEVESLTAARSACRAGAEPSDAIRVVNAVLTQIDQIKRHSNVVILTTSNITEKIDVAFVDRADIKQYIGPPSAAAIFRIYLSCLEELMKCQIIYPRQQLLTLRELEMIGFLENNVSKLSLLLSEISRKSEGLSGRVLRKLPFLAHALYIQAPTVTIEGFLQALSLAVDKQFEERKKLSAYI from the exons ATGGACGAAGCCGTGGGCGACCTGAAGCAGGCGCTGCCCTGCGTGGCCGAGTCGCCTACCGTCCACGTGGAGGTGCATCAGCGCGGCGGCAG CACTGcgaaaaaagaagacatacggcTGAGTGTTAGGAAGCTTCTCAACAGACATAACATTGTGTTTGGTGATTACACGTGGACGGAGTTTGATGAACCTTTTCTGACCAGAAATGTGCAGTCTGTGTCTATTGTTGACACAGAATTAAGGGTTAAAGACCGACAG CCCATCGACCTGAGCGCATGCACTCTTGCACTTCACATCTTCCAGCTGAATGAAGAAGGCCCCAGCAGtgaaaatttggaggaagaggcagaaaatATAATTGCAGCAAATCACTGGGTTCTGCCTGCAG CGGAATTCCATGGGCTTTGGGACAGCCTTGTGTATGATGTGGAAGTCAAGTCACAC ctCCTTGATTATGTGATGACAACCTTACTGTTTTCAGACAAGAATGTCAACAGCAATCTCATcacctggaaccgggtggtgctGCTACACG GTCCTCCAGGAACTGGAAAAACATCCCTGTGTAAAGCACTAGCCCAGAAATTGGCCATTAGACTTTCAAGCAG GTACCGCTATGGCCAATTAATTGAAATTAACAGCCACAGCCTTTTTTCTAAGTGGTTTTCAGAA AGTGGCAAGCTGGTGACTAAGATGTTCCAGAAGATTCAGGATTTGATCAATGATAAAGACGCCCTGGTGTTTGTGCTGATTGATGAG GTGGAGAGTCTCACAGCTGCCCGCAGTGCCTGTAGGGCAGGTGCTGAGCCATCCGATGCCATCCGCGTGGTCAATGCCGTCTTGACCCAAATCGATCAGATTAAAAG GCATTCCAATGTGGTGATTCTGACCACATCCAACATCACAGAGAAGATTGACGTGGCCTTCGTGGACAGGGCTGATATCAAGCAGTACATCGGGCCACCCTCGGCAGCTGCCATCTTCAGGATCTACCTCTCCTGCTTGGAAGAGCTGATGAAG TGTCAGATCATATACCCTCGCCAGCAGCTGCTGACCCTCCGCGAGCTGGAGATGATCGGCTTCCTTGAGAACAACGTGTCAAAATTGAGTCTCCTTTTGAGTGAAATTTCAAG GAAGAGTGAAGGCCTCAGCGGCCGGGTCCTGAGGAAGCTCCCTTTCCTGGCTCACGCGCTGTACATCCAG GCCCCCACCGTCACCATCGAGGGGTTCCTGCAGGCCCTGTCTCTGGCAGTGGACAAGCAGTTTGAAGAGAGGAAGAAACTTTCGGCTtacatctga